The Pseudobacteroides sp. genomic interval TATGCTTATGCTGTTGTGGCAGGAGTCAAGTAGCCTTCTACACTCTGTCTCTGCTCCTACAGCCTTTAAAATGCGGTATGCAATCATATCCCTGTTTTTAAGAGCCCAGCTTACGGCATCATTATGCTTTTTTAGGTAGTTGTCAGCCCCATCTGAGCCTATGGTAAGGCCTTTTTGAGCCTGATAAACCCGTATGCTTTCATCTAGCACAGTCTGACCGAATCCTCTTGAACCGCTGTGAATAAGCAGAGTTACTTGGCCTTTGTCAAAACCCAGATCTTTAAATGCTGCCTCGTCGAAAATCTCAACTGTTTCCTGAAACTCTGCAAAGTGATTTCCGCCTCCTATGGTTCCAAGGCTTGTTCCTAGAGGGGAGGATAAAGGCTCAAAATCCAAGCCATTTGGTAGGTCAATTTCCTTCAGGCTGGAAATTGAATCAAGTTTTTTTGCAAGCTTATCGGTTTTAACCTTTCTCTTTTCAAGGGATGTTGTGTAAATGCCCATGCCGCAGCCTACATCATTTCCAACCAAATGGGGATATATCATTCCCTCTGTAATTATTGTGCATCCCACAGGAGTCTTGCCGGGATGAAGGTCGGGTAATCCTACAGTGTGGACAACTCCAGGAAGGGTGCTGAGTTTTTTAAGCTGGTTAATTGCATCTGATTCAAGCCAATTCTTTTGCGATGAAATAATTGTAAAATTGCTCATATATTTTTGTTTCTCCTTCTTTAATGTCTAGGAAATTATGGTGTATCCACACCACAATTTCTAACGACAATGATTAAACATAACAAAATCATTTCATGATTTTGTTATGTTTGAGCTTTAATTAGGTACCCATATATGTATATCCTTGTTAATTGCTGGTAAGATGGTGCATTACAGCAGCTTAAACCAAAAAAGCATATAAAAATACCGCGGCATAGTAAACCTATTTCCACGGTATCAAATATGACAAGCAAATTTGTTTGTGTCTTGCAAATCTCGTTTTTAGACATTAACAAAATCATAAAGTGATTTTGCAACCTTGATGTTGTCATGAGAAATTGTGGTGTGGCATACACCATAATTTCCTAGACATAAAAAAACACGATAACCTATCGTGCAGTTTGCTACCAGGTGACGGTTACTTATATGGGTTGACCACAAAAGCCTAAGAAATAGAGAAATCCTTAATAGAATCCCTAATAACTTATACCTTGTGATAGTATTAAATTATATATTAAGCACCTCTAAGTTTATTGTTGTCATGTTCAACACTCCTTTCACCTGATTAAAAGCGTTATTAATCTTACATTTGTCACTTTTAATATAGATAAAAACTAATTACACATTAAGTATATAGTAAGACAAATACATTAGTCAATATATGTAATAAAACTGAAATCAAAACATTAGCTCCCTGTATATTTCTATCATCAAATCCTCCACACCCTTGTAGTCCGGTTCATCGGGCAGGGGAGTATTTGCTGCAGCAAGCTTGAATCTTTTTTCGTATTCGTCAACCATTTGAAATACTTCACTATAGCTGTACTTTCCCTTACGGATATCAAGAAAAAGCTCGCGTTCCTTTTCTCGATATGTATTTACTCCTTTGCCCTCCAAGATCTCAGTCCCAGTAACCAAAAGGCGTATAAGGTGCATTGCATGCTTGTTTAAATGCAATTCGTCCTTTTTACTGTTGCGGTGATTGAGCTTTGCATACTCCTTAACGATGTTATTCATATCGCAATATATGTTCTTGAAGTCACGGAGGGGGTAGTGGCTTAGGTTAATATCAATAAATATTTCTGTTTCAACATCTTTTTTATCGGAATTATCTATATAAAGCTGAATTTCGCTGTCTGTAAAGGCCTTATAGGTCCTCTTTAAGTGATCCATCTGGCCTAAAATACTGTTTAAAATATGCTGCTCCTTTTCCTTGTGGGGATAGCTGTCGCGGGCAAGAGCATTTTGAAGCCTTCTCAGCTGAGCTGTTGCATAACTGCCGAAGCTTGTGATGGCTTTTTTGGATAAAAATAGGTTTATGTTGTCCCTTAAAAGCCTGCCTTCCTTTGTTATGGCAAGAAGATGATCCTCCCGTGTGCCCAATATTTCAAGCACATTTGGATTGCTGTTCAAACAGAGGCCGATAAATTTCTTAAGGCCATATATGACAGTATCGGTGGCCCTGTCCTCAAACTGTTCAAAGCTTGATAATCCCATAATATCCTGCTTGGCTTCCAAGGTGACACCCCTTATATCGGTATCGCTTGTTTCCACATTTGTACCATAGGAAATGGACCCGGCAGTAGTAAGTATTAATATGTTATTCCCAAGATGGGGGTCGGTTCTTAAGAAGTCATATTCTGCTGTGTTGATTTTTTCTTTTATAAAATTTATATCCATGGGCTTTCTCCTTTTATACAGTATTATAAACCTTTGCGTTCATATCTGCACCAATTATTTTATTGCAGAAAGTAAAAAAATCTTCAAATGCATTGACAATACGACTAGCATAGTAATATAATGTTATTAACAAGTTAATAATATCATTTATAAGCAATAGGTAAGGAGGGGAGTAACTATGTCAGGTATAAATAACAGAGAAATAAGAGTCGAAATTGCAAAGGAAACACTGGAAATTTTAAGTGATGGATTCTATGTAAACAGTGACAATGAAAAAATTATATTCAAGGATGAACTTGATTATGCAGTTTCAAAATCGGTTTTATATAAGCCTGAAATGCCGGAGAGTATTGGAGATGAAGTTGGTGAACTGCTTAATTTACATAGGAATAGGGGATGTAAAATAGAGGTAACAAGTGAAACAACCATACAGGCCTCCACGAGATTGGTAAACCAGGAAGTAATAAAAGAAATGGTTTGCCTGAATTTTGCGTCGGCAAAGAACCCTGGAGGCGGCTTTCTAACAGGAAGTCAGGCACAGGAAGAAAGCCTGGCAAGATCCTCCGGACTATATCCCTGTATATCGCAGATGAGTGAAATGTACGAATATAATCGAAACCATAGGACTTGTCTTTATTCCGACTATATGATCTATTCTCCTAAAGTTCCCTTTATCAGGTTTGACAGCGGAAAACTTATAAATAAGCCTGTGCTTGTTTCTGTTATTACTTCACCAGCAGTAAATGCAGGGGTAGTAATGCAAAGGGACGAAGAAGACCGCAATAAAATAGGTGAGGTAAGAATTGTGTTTGCGGTTTATGAGAAATCCGAGGATAAAAGGAACTTTAATGCTTTTAACAATGTATTTGGAAAATGAGGGGGAGATTACTATGAATTTTAAAGGATGGAACTTGTTTGAAATTGCATGGCTGACAACGTTTTCTGCAATAATGCTGATATTATCGTTTTTCTGGAAGACCAATCTTCTTGGAATTTCTGTTTATCTTACAGGAGTTGTTTGTGTAGTCTTGGCTGCTAAAGGTAATGTATGGAACTATGTGTTTGGATTATATAACTCTATAGGCTATGCATGGATAAGTTATGAGAATAAACTGTTTGGAGAGGTAATGTTAAACCTTTTGTTCTATGTTCCCACAGGAGTAATCGGTTGGTTTATGTGGAAAAGACAAATTGGCAATGATAATACTGTAATAATGAAGAAAATGAACTGGAAGGGTGTAGCAGGTTTAATAAGCTTGTGCGTAGCAGCTACCATAGGCTACGGGGTATGGCTTACAACTTTCAAGGGACAGAATACGCCATACCTTGATGCTTTTATAGTTGTGACTTCAATAATAGCAACACTTGCAATGATGTTTCGTTTCAGGGAACAATGGTTTTTGTACATTACCATAAATGTGGCACAAATAGTAATGTGGTCTATAAGGCTATTTAACGAAGGAAGCAGTGCTGCGGCTATGACGCTGATGTGGACTGCATACCTTGTAAATAGTGTTTACGGACTGTATAGGTGGAGCAAAGGTGCAAGTGATAACGGTTCATCACAGGATGAAGCTAAAATATGGGTTGGATGAGAGGTGAAAAACGATGAAAAAAACAGGGTTGGTGCTTGGGAAGTTTGCACCCTTGCACAGGGGACATCAGTATATGATTGAAACGGCTTTGAAAGAGATGGATGAGCTGCATGTACTGATATATGATTCTGATTTGATTGAGGTTCCTTTGCATGTAAGGAGCAGATGGATACGCACTTTGTATCCAAAAGCCAGCGTAATAGAAGCATGGGACGGACCCCAGGAGGTTGGAGACACGCCAGAAATTATGAAGAAAAATGAGGATTATATTATAGAACGCCTTCAGGATGTTAAAATAACCCATTTTTATTCAAATGAATTTTATGGGGATCATGTAAGCAAAGCACTTGGGGCTGAGAACCGGCAAATTGACAGGAACAGGGATGCATTTCCCATATCTGCAACTATGATCAGGGAAAACGCCTTTAGACATAAGGAATATATACACCCTCTAGTCTATGATGATTTGATCGTAAAAGTAGTCTTTGTTGGTGCTATGTCAACAGGCAAGACCACAATATGCAGCAGGCTGGCGGAAAAATACAACACAGTATGGATGCCTGAATATGGAAGGGAATATTGGGAAAAACACCAGGTAAACAGGAGAATTACTGCAGAACAGATGGTTGAAATAGCAAGAGGACATATTGAGAGGGAAGATAAGCTCTCTTATGATGTAAATAAATATTTCTTCATTGATACAAACGCCATTACCACACACATGTTTGGGATGGATTATCAAGGCTATGTGCTTGACGAGCTTGAAATGATGGCACTTAAGGCACAATCAAGGTATGATATTTATTTTCTGTGCTGTGATGATATTCCTTATGATGATACATGGGACCGCTCCGGCGATCAAAAAAGGCATATATTCCAGAAGCAGATAATTGCGGATCTGAAGGAAAGGAAGATCCCTTATGTTGAGCTTAAGGGATCTTTGGAAGAACGTATTGGTGTTGTGGACAGAGTGCTTGCCAGATTTAGAAAATATGATAATCCTGCTTCGTTGGCTTATAAATGAGTCGGTATTAACAAATAAAAACCAGCTAAATACAATTATGTATTTGGCTGGTATGAGGATTAGAATAACTCAATATACTACAAAAGAGGTTCCATATATACATTCAGGTCTCCATTGGGCATAACCTTTACAGACAATATGTTAATTCCATCAGGTACTGATGCAATCTTATTCTTTTTACCAACCAACGGGTTTAAAGTGGCTTTAAATTGATCATTAACTTCAGAGGCACTTAAACCCATTGAAGTAGGCCAGGGTACATTGGTATGAACCCACCATTTATTAAGTATTGCATTAACAACTTTTGACTTTTTGTCATATGAAATTTCGATCCATAGCTTAAGATTGGAAGAAACATCAGGTAATACAGGTACATCGGCACCTAAATCGACGTGAACTACATACTGTCTGTTATGTACAGAGGTTCCATCAAATGAATAATCAGTAATGGACTCCAAGTATGGCCCTTTACTGATATAAATTTTATCATTGGATTTTA includes:
- a CDS encoding DNA polymerase beta superfamily protein, producing MDINFIKEKINTAEYDFLRTDPHLGNNILILTTAGSISYGTNVETSDTDIRGVTLEAKQDIMGLSSFEQFEDRATDTVIYGLKKFIGLCLNSNPNVLEILGTREDHLLAITKEGRLLRDNINLFLSKKAITSFGSYATAQLRRLQNALARDSYPHKEKEQHILNSILGQMDHLKRTYKAFTDSEIQLYIDNSDKKDVETEIFIDINLSHYPLRDFKNIYCDMNNIVKEYAKLNHRNSKKDELHLNKHAMHLIRLLVTGTEILEGKGVNTYREKERELFLDIRKGKYSYSEVFQMVDEYEKRFKLAAANTPLPDEPDYKGVEDLMIEIYRELMF
- a CDS encoding AAA family ATPase, coding for MKKTGLVLGKFAPLHRGHQYMIETALKEMDELHVLIYDSDLIEVPLHVRSRWIRTLYPKASVIEAWDGPQEVGDTPEIMKKNEDYIIERLQDVKITHFYSNEFYGDHVSKALGAENRQIDRNRDAFPISATMIRENAFRHKEYIHPLVYDDLIVKVVFVGAMSTGKTTICSRLAEKYNTVWMPEYGREYWEKHQVNRRITAEQMVEIARGHIEREDKLSYDVNKYFFIDTNAITTHMFGMDYQGYVLDELEMMALKAQSRYDIYFLCCDDIPYDDTWDRSGDQKRHIFQKQIIADLKERKIPYVELKGSLEERIGVVDRVLARFRKYDNPASLAYK
- a CDS encoding TIGR02452 family protein codes for the protein MSGINNREIRVEIAKETLEILSDGFYVNSDNEKIIFKDELDYAVSKSVLYKPEMPESIGDEVGELLNLHRNRGCKIEVTSETTIQASTRLVNQEVIKEMVCLNFASAKNPGGGFLTGSQAQEESLARSSGLYPCISQMSEMYEYNRNHRTCLYSDYMIYSPKVPFIRFDSGKLINKPVLVSVITSPAVNAGVVMQRDEEDRNKIGEVRIVFAVYEKSEDKRNFNAFNNVFGK
- the pnuC gene encoding nicotinamide riboside transporter PnuC, whose protein sequence is MNFKGWNLFEIAWLTTFSAIMLILSFFWKTNLLGISVYLTGVVCVVLAAKGNVWNYVFGLYNSIGYAWISYENKLFGEVMLNLLFYVPTGVIGWFMWKRQIGNDNTVIMKKMNWKGVAGLISLCVAATIGYGVWLTTFKGQNTPYLDAFIVVTSIIATLAMMFRFREQWFLYITINVAQIVMWSIRLFNEGSSAAAMTLMWTAYLVNSVYGLYRWSKGASDNGSSQDEAKIWVG